The following proteins are co-located in the Telopea speciosissima isolate NSW1024214 ecotype Mountain lineage chromosome 9, Tspe_v1, whole genome shotgun sequence genome:
- the LOC122639028 gene encoding disease resistance protein RPM1-like yields MALPVVSFLLSNLGSLLVAEAKLLKGVRTDIRDLVDELESIQPFLKDADARGETDEGVKIWGKQVRDVAYEIEDAIDEFMLRIHQQQKPGFIGHLHKIVRVSMELKSRHKIATDVQEIKRRITNIKERSQRYCFNSSDHQGSSSSSGTRRAETSSSSSWHDPRISSLYLEDSCIVGIDKPRDHLIQLLVQEEYSRSCTVISVAGMGGLGKTTLVKKVYDVPKVQEHFECHAWITVSQSFKPQNLLKSMMKQFYQEDEVVLRGLDSMEEVQLVNKLREYLQQKRYVIVLDDVWTIESWNSIQHALPNNDCGSRVVITTRSNEIASYCKKSNSSHVYNLKPLPDKEAWRLFCKTTFSLSQNVCPSDLEDLSLKILKRCEGLPLAIVATGALLSLKEKTRFEWQKLLDNLGSEFENNQILTRMTKILLLSFNDLPYYLKFCFLYFGIFPENYSIKCVRLFRLWTAEGFVGRQKGLTLEEVAEDYLKELVCRKLVQIEETYLDGRIRSCLEYMIFYAKSFFSNRMNGTLIKL; encoded by the coding sequence ATGGCGCTGCCCGTTGTAAGCTTTCTACTTAGCAATTTGGGCAGTTTGCTCGTTGCTGAAGCAAAACTTCTGAAAGGGGTTAGAACAGATATTCGTGACTTAGTGGATGAACTCGAGAGCATCCAACCCTTCTTGAAGGATGCAGATGCAAGGGGAGAGACAGACGAGGGAGTGAAAATTTGGGGTAAGCAAGTGAGAGATGTGGCTTATGAAATTGAAGATGCAATTGACGAATTCATGCTTCGCATACATCAACAACAAAAGCCTGGATTTATTGGCCATCTTCATAAAATTGTTCGCGTCTCGATGGAGTTGAAATCAAGGCACAAAATAGCCACTGATGTACAAGAAATTAAACGAAGAATCACCAACATTAAAGAGAGAAGTCAGAGGTATTGCTTCAATAGCTCAGATCATCAAGGGTCATCAAGTTCTTCTGGTACCAGGCGAGctgaaacatcatcatcatcatcatggcaCGATCCTCGAATCTCTTCCTTGTATCTTGAGGATTCTTGCATTGTTGGAATCGACAAGCCTCGAGATCATCTGATCCAATTGTTAGTACAGGAAGAGTACTCCAGAAGCTGCACAGTGATTTCTGTTGCAGGCATGGGTGGTCTAGGCAAGACCACACTAGTCAAGAAAGTCTATGATGTCCCAAAGGTGCAAGAACACTTCGAATGTCATGCTTGGATCACAGTTTCGCAGTCATTTAAACCTCAAAATCTTTTGAAGTCAATGATGAAGCAATTTTACCAAGAAGATGAAGTTGTTCTTAGAGGACTAGATTCCATGGAAGAAGTTCAATTGGTAAACAAACTGAGGGAGTATCTACAACAGAAAAGGTATGTAATTGTCCTTGATGATGTTTGGACAATAGAATCATGGAACTCTATACAACATGCTTTACCCAATAATGATTGTGGTAGCAGGGTAGTGATCACAACTCGCAGTAATGAAATAGCTTCTTATTGCAAGAAATCAAATTCTAGCCATGTCTACAATCTTAAACCTCTACCAGACAAAGAAGCTTGGAGACTATTTTGTAAGACAACATTTTCATTATCACAGAATGTTTGTCCTTCGGATTTAGAGGACTTGTCTCTTAAAATCCTGAAAAGATGTGAAGGTTTGCCTCTTGCTATTGTAGCTACTGGTGCTCTTTTGTCATTGAAAGAGAAAACAAGATTTGAATGGCAAAAATTGCTTGACAATCTTGGGTCTGAGTTTGAAAACAATCAAATTCTAACTAGAATGACAAAGATTTTGTTATTGAGTTTCAATGATTTGCCATACtacttgaaattttgtttcttatatttTGGCATCTTCCCTGAAAATTATTCAATCAAGTGTGTGAGATTGTTTAGATTGTGGACTGCTGAAGGATTTGTGGGAAGGCAAAAAGGGTTGACATTGGAAGAGGTTGCAGAAGATTACCTCAAAGAGCTTGTTTGTAGAAAGCTAGTTCAAATTGAAGAAACATATTTGGATGGACGTATTCGAAGTTGTCTTGAGTACATGATTTTCTATGCGAAATCATTCTTCTCAAATCGGATGAATGGAACTTTAATAAAGTTGTAG